The Diadema setosum chromosome 12, eeDiaSeto1, whole genome shotgun sequence genome has a segment encoding these proteins:
- the LOC140235933 gene encoding uncharacterized protein: MNSSDNLLKIQDLLPMHLQSEWAKQAHMMMSKGVCPTFESMTEFVEQSAKLASNMFGQNIRKSSKLAVGSGPKKGPQRMTFTTQASMRSENSTAHPQSMKCPCCSQQHGLEKCQKFKERPFSERIKLTRQLRLCDNCLQPSHFAVGCSAKPQCEKAGCNKKHHTLLHPPQSGKKEERRNDSSTPTSSTGTSMATATSDPTTSKTEGGQCLSTSSSRKKVCLRVVPVNVAGNDQVIQTWALLDEGSDVSLCSDRLVKQLGIQGAPKDFQLTTVGNSLSNQKGLEVGLMVSNITDGKTIDLPTVWTVKEMNISHACIPTRADLAGWPHLKGITLPYIDEEDVQLLIGGDTPEAFCVLDQRRGNPKEPYAVRTPLGWNLLGPTSSKSRSSSASVNFVQQEEVRSAQPTQAVLGTGFWRLSPGGEDGHVNRGPAGFEDDGKYSKEGW; encoded by the coding sequence ATGAATAGTTCCGACAATCTTCTCAAGATCCAAGACCTCCTACCAATGCACCTACAATCTGAGTGGGCCAAGCAGGCACACATGATGATGAGCAAAGGGGTCTGCCCAACCTTCGAGAGCATGACTGAGTTCGTCGAGCAGTCTGCAAAGCTTGCGAGCAACATGTTCGGACAGAACATAAGGAAGTCATCAAAACTAGCTGTAGGAAGTGGGCCAAAGAAGGGACCTCAACGCATGACTTTCACCACTCAGGCAAGTATGAGGAGTGAAAATTCTACGGCACACCCACAAAGTATGAAATGTCCCTGTTGTAGCCAGCAGCATGGACTCGAGAAATGTCAGAAATTCAAGGAAAGACCCTTTTCTGAACGCATCAAATTGACCAGGCAACTACGTCTGTGTGATAACTGTCTTCAACCTTCCCACTTTGCTGTTGGATGTTCAGCAaaaccacagtgtgagaaaGCTGGATGCAACAAGAAACATCACACTCTTCTTCATCCTCCACAAAGCggaaagaaggaagaaagacGCAATGATTCATCCACACCTACATCATCAACAGGGACCAGCATGGCGACTGCAACCAGTGATCCAACAACATCAAAGACAGAAGGAGGTCAGTGTCTCAGTACTTCTTCATCGAGGAAAAAGGTCTGCCTTCGTGTTGTTCCTGTAAATGTTGCAGGAAATGACCAAGTAATCCAAACTTGGGCACTATTGGATGAAGGAAGCGATGTGTCTCTCTGCAGCGACAGACTGGTGAAGCAGTTAGGCATACAAGGAGCTCCAAAGGACTTCCAGTTGACTACTGTCGGTAACAGTCTATCTAACCAAAAGGGCTTGGAAGTTGGGCTGATGGTGAGCAACATCACGGACGGAAAGACCATCGATCTTCCTACGGTTTGGACTGTCAAGGAGATGAACATCTCACACGCTTGTATTCCTACAAGGGCAGACTTAGCAGGATGGCCACACTTGAAGGGGATCACACTACCCTACATTGATGAAGAAGATGTGCAGCTTCTTATTGGAGGAGACACCCCGGAAGCTTTCTGTGTGTTAGACCAACGTAGGGGCAATCCTAAGGAGCCATATGCTGTGCGCACGCCGTTGGGATGGAATCTGTTGGGACCGACGTCATCTAAGAGCAGATCCTCATCAGCTAGTGTCAACTTCGTACAACAAGAAGAAGTACGCTCTGCACAGCCAACTCAAGCAGTTTTGGGAACTGGATTTTGGAGGCTATCTCCAGGAGGAGAAGACGGGCATGTCAATCGAGGACCAGCGGGCTTTGAAGATGATGGAAAATACAGCAAGGAAGGTTGGTAA
- the LOC140235935 gene encoding uncharacterized protein produces MPSNRYLAEVRLKYLKRKLEKDEALHDRYTTTIGEYISNGYAEEVKDESDHQSKSTDGGEKKSKEPNDLKWYLPHHAVVHPHKPEKVRVVFDCAARYHGTALNDQLLQGPDLTNNLAGVLTRFRQEKVAFVADVQGMFHQVKVPVKDRDAMRFLWWRDGDLSKEPTEYRMTVHLFGATSSPSCAGFALRKTAEDARGQFNKEVIDTVLNNFYVDDCLKSVKCQDDAMSLVEDLRCLLAQGDFRLTEWLCNDRDVLASIPESERAESALNLDLEDLPVQRTLGILWDMETDSFKFEVQVKEKPATRRGILSVASSLYDPLGFLAPFVLPAKVLLQNLCRRDLTWDDLPLTWDDLPLLTKIQISRCLKPERFQEIESALLHHFCDASEVGYAAVSYLRLTSKSGAVHCAFVLGKTRLAPMKVVSIPRLELMAAVLAVTMDQCIKGELEIKINETVFWTDSTAVLQYVRSESRRFKTFVANRVARIHASSAPEQWRHVDTKSNPADDGSRGLKASELLKYQRWIIGPDFLAKEEKFWPSPPEVLEVPRSDPEVKKEIHVFATSVRGNMQDLFSRYSSWNKLKRAMAWLLRYKKWLLAKAKGEGNGEMKSSLSAGELIEEEKDIIKIMQRGVFGDHLDGKELKSCAVKKLNPIVVDGIVRNCGRLGNAPLDYDEKHPVILPHDHHVTRLLILHHHHLVGHSGAGMTWSSLRTRYWVMRGGVAVRKVVGKCFKCKRRNAPRMEQMMAELPLHRVTPDKPPFTYVGVDYCGPILVKQGRSRVKRYGCLFTCMTSRAVHVEVAHSLDTYSFVNALRRFIARRGKPEKIVSDNGTNFRGAERELRESLQSLNQTKVNNYLLDQGVNWSFNTPTASHMGGVWERMVRSIRKILGSLL; encoded by the coding sequence ATGCCGTCCAATCGCTATCTGGCAGAAGTCAGATTGAAGTACCTCAAAAGGAAGCTGGAGAAAGATGAAGCACTCCATGACAGGTACACAACCACCATAGGCGAGTACATATCCAATGGCTACGCAGAAGAGGTGAAAGACGAATCTGATCACCAGTCCAAGAGTACAGATGGTggagaaaagaaatcaaaggaaCCCAATGATTTGAAGTGGTACCTCCCACACCATGCAGTCGTGCATCCTCACAAACCGGAGAAGGTGAGAGTAGTCTTTGATTGCGCTGCTCGCTATCATGGCACAGCTCTCAACGATCAGCTACTACAAGGGCCAGATCTAACCAACAACTTGGCCGGAGTACTCACAAGATTCAGGCAGGAAAAAGTTGCCTTTGTTGCCGACGTGCAAGGGATGTTCCACCAAGTCAAGGTTCCAGTCAAAGACCGAGATGCGATGAGATTCCTGTGGTGGAGGGATGGTGACCTGTCCAAGGAGCCTACAGAATATCGCATGACAGTACATCTTTTTGGTGCGACATCTTCACCAAGTTGCGCGGGGTTCGCACTAAGAAAGACTGCAGAGGATGCTCGTGGACAGTTCAACAAAGAAGTCATCGATACAGTCCTGAACAACTTCTACGTTGATGACTGTTTAAAATCAGTGAAGTGCCAAGATGATGCGATGAGTCTAGTGGAAGATCTGAGATGTCTTCTAGCCCAAGGAGATTTCAGACTGACTGAATGGCTCTGCAATGATCGAGACGTCCTTGCTTCAATTCCTGAGTCGGAAAGGGCCGAGTCAGCGCTGAATCTAGATCTCGAGGATTTGCCAGTTCAACGGACACTTGGAATCCTGTGGGACATGGAAACAGACTCCTTCAAGTTCGAAGTCCAGGTAAAGGAGAAGCCGGCAACAAGGCGTGGGATTTTGTCTGTTGCAAGCTCCCTCTATGACCCTTTGGGTTTCCTCGCCCCATTCGTGCTACCGGCTAAGGTACTCCTACAGAATTTATGCAGACGAGACTTGACTTGGGATGATTTGCCTTTGACTTGGGATGATTTGCCTTTGCTCACGAAGATCCAAATAAGTAGGTGTCTGAAGCCAGAGAGATTCCAGGAAATTGAATCCGCTCTACTTCATCACTTCTGTGATGCGTCTGAAGTTGGATACGCGGCTGTGTCCTACTTGCGCCTGACAAGCAAATCAGGCGCAGTACATTGTGCATTTGTCCTCGGGAAGACAAGATTAGCACCAATGAAGGTGGTGTCAATCCCAAGATTGGAACTGATGGCTGCCGTCCTTGCAGTGACCATGGACCAATGCATCAAGGGAGAGCTCGAAATCAAGATCAATGAGACTGTCTTTTGGACTGACTCTACTGCTGTCCTACAGTACGTACGAAGCGAAAGCAGACGGTTCAAGACATTCGTTGCGAACAGAGTCGCACGAATCCACGCGTCCTCTGCACCTGAGCAATGGAGACATGTCGACACAAAATCAAATCCAGCAGATGATGGATCTCGTGGACTGAAAGCATCAGAACTTCTGAAATATCAGCGCTGGATTATTGGACCGGATTTCCTTGCGAAGGAAGAGAAGTTCTGGCCTTCACCTCCAGAAGTGCTCGAGGTTCCAAGAAGTGACCCGGAAGTGAAGAAAGAGATTCATGTGTTTGCGACATCTGTAAGAGGTAACATGCAAGACCTCTTCAGCAGATATTCCTCATGGAATAAATTGAAGCGAGCCATGGCGTGGCTTCTCCGGTACAAGAAGTGGCTTCTCGCAAAGGCAAAGGGTGAAGGGAACGGCGAGATGAAGTCTTCATTGTCAGCAGGAGAGCTGATAGAAGAGGAGAAAgacatcatcaaaatcatgcaAAGAGGTGTGTTTGGTGATCATCTCGACGGCAAGGAACTGAAAAGCTGTGCTGTGAAAAAGCTGAATCCAATCGTAGTAGACGGTATCGTCCGAAACTGTGGCAGGCTCGGCAACGCTCCTCTTGACTACGATGAGAAACATCCTGTCATCTTGCCTCATGATCATCACGTTACGAGGCTCCTCATTTTGCACCATCACCATCTGGTGGGACATTCTGGAGCAGGCATGACGTGGTCCTCCCTGAGAACCAGGTATTGGGTGATGAGAGGAGGAGTTGCGGTGAGGAAGGTTGTAGGAAAATGTTTCAAGTGCAAGAGGAGGAACGCACCGAGAATGGAACAGATGATGGCTGAGCTTCCACTGCACAGAGTTACACCAGACAAGCCCCCCTTCACATATGTAGGAGTCGACTACTGCGGACCGATTCTGGTGAAACAAGGCCGCAGTAGAGTAAAGAGGTATGGCTGTTTGTTCACCTGCATGACCAGCAGAGCAGTTCATGTTGAAGTCGCTCACTCGCTCGATACATATTCATTCGTCAATGCCTTGCGACGATTCATTGCTAGGAGAGGCAAGCCGGAGAAGATAGTAAGTGACAATGGGACAAATTTCAGGGGTGCAGAACGAGAGTTACGTGAGAGCTTACAGTCCCTCAACCAGACCAAGGTGAACAACTACCTTCTAGACCAAGGAGTAAACTGGTCTTTCAACACCCCAACGGCGAGTCACATGGGTGGGGTGTGGGAAAGAATGGTAAGATCAATTCGAAAGATTCTAGGCAGCCTGCTCTGA